Proteins encoded by one window of Venturia canescens isolate UGA chromosome 2, ASM1945775v1, whole genome shotgun sequence:
- the Arms gene encoding kinase D-interacting substrate of 220 kDa B isoform X5, giving the protein MSTRNLEKMLRLTNLSKTLHRTDSMVSLCYRPLASYVADDNLAGLQNFLENKRIQIDDRDENGGTVLILAASKGKIHFVRELINHGADVNAEDGDNWSALLCAAKEGHTDVCVELLEHGAHLEHRDVGGWTALMWATYKGHTATVTTLLSRGADVNAHGNYHISSLLWAAGRGHAEIVKALIAHGAKVNVGDKYGTTALVWAARKGNVEIVDALLKAGANVDTAGMYSWTPLIVATLGNHVDVVILLLEHKPNVNALDKDGCTALAIAAREGYHEITNALLNAGAYINIQDRAGDTNLIHAVKGGHRSVVEALLKKYVDVDIAGKDKKTAIYIAVEKGNIPILKLLLNANPDLEIATKDGDTPLLRAVRSRNAEIVQLLLDKKAKVSATDKKGDTVLHVAMRARSKGIVEILLRNPKNSQLLYRPNRQGETPYNIDFKHPKTILGQIFGARRLNTNEDNENMLGYDLYSSALADILSEPSLSTPITVGLYAKWGSGKSFLLNKLREEMKNFARQWMDPVFQFSSLLFVVTAHVSLLIGVTVGLALQSWIIGVASGVAIISIVYIFLFIVWYANKRYDWYWPYNFTVALTTKLNSLKLLLQVIFCHPPTGVVNDGLTIQPIKFYFTDQTRVGTTSAGENAVAQMVGSLYDSIENDFGSFATRLYRAFKPKPVKSTTSWTWRQVCCLPYIVIFEFCFCSFLVGVSVLTLYLTDLQNPILEPVTAHVIMIAVLLQLAFSLIANLYTWSRTIKAIVFSQRRHLQRSISKLETVKSEGFIQTLKSEVNLMTEMVKCLDSFTSQQSRLVVIVDGLDSCEQDKVLLVLDAMQALFSDNNCPFVVILAIDPHIISRAVEVNSRRLFSESNIGGHDYLRNMVHLPFYLQNSGLRKVKVAQQTAQHGKKTTWNEAEESVNYTTSNAMHHSVSNRRLSTESSVMNSNEKLKPPSRKGSRKLRLSESIASSIGSNLNRLGGAQDLNKMLLTDDYFSDVNPRSMRRLMNVVYVTGRLLKAFQIDFNWYHLASWINITEQWPFRTSWLILHYDMYEESLDDSTSLKNLYDKVRPKIPVLKDVQPLLEMDRDERKLDVFLTFHRSSLLVSDMKIFLPFTINLDPYIKKKIKEEQQSMKEDYHFSTYKSGPSWHHQQQQQQQQHHYPGAGDQMNYRHNGKPKLSRNPSLQNQNSQVVTPPGWPFQASYPWQPPMWMPPPEPMPKPLSATTSIPMEILDTRLTNLSVNGVCELVEKIEDLNPNKIEDYKSLIRENNINGRVLLHCTLQDLKEVLKMGFGDWELFRMVIVSLRELELSNFTMNDEGSRSVRFSVGHDQIARKEHTTQGNVSRVPSHVEKEKTTSRTDGPARRDQTKQSIMEKQFQVTLEEQMICGALQTLNEEACEDVLDVPSSTVPSTTDSLPGERSRSHSSTAPDTDYVLLQSSPIYHWVPVHDEPEDSDDSSLNSVTELRRTNSQRSVTSQRSTRSNYSHTVRLPKKRLNSVGARPTSLLVSPPPSPRPAYRSKSTDDYTSVPNKVNAPEPLNVGRSIPTSIGDEFSSSVPPGSTKSMEKLAKLKERFNAATKNSTSKCCEFSDEDDDESTPLVSEISTPSHSHSDSVFAHGPSHEETSDFSPISNRSAPQGGERSIHLDFYDTVSLVVREDPNECALSRQNAEDWENPETPV; this is encoded by the exons ATGTCGACCAGGAATCTGGAGAAAATGCTACGTCTCACCAACCTTTCGAAG ACTCTCCATCGGACGGACTCGATGGTTTCACTCTGCTATCGACCCCTCGCCAGCTACGTAGCCGACGACAATCTCGCTGGTTTACAAAACTTCCTTGAAAACAAAAGGATACAAATTGACGACAGGGACGAG AATGGTGGCACCGTGCTCATACTCGCTGCATCCAAAGGGAAAATACACTTCGTCAGAGAACTCATCAATCACGGTGCTGACGTCAATGCCGAAGATGGA GACAATTGGAGTGCTCTGCTCTGCGCAGCCAAAGAAGGGCACACGGACGTTTGCGTCGAACTCTTGGAACACGGAGCCCATTTGGAGCACCGCGACGTG GGCGGTTGGACAGCGCTCATGTGGGCCACGTACAAAGGTCACACAGCCACGGTGACCACGCTTCTGTCCCGAGGTGCGGATGTAAATGCTCATGGAAATTATCACATATCGTCCTTGTTGTGGGCTGCTGGCCGTGGACACGCCGAAATAGTCAAAGCTCTAATCGCCCACGGTGCCAAAGTCAATGTTGGTGATAag tatggCACGACAGCCCTTGTTTGGGCAGCGAGAAAGGGCAACGTCGAAATCGTCGACGCTCTTCTCAAAGCTGGTGCCAACGTCGACACCGCTGGCATG TACTCCTGGACTCCACTGATCGTAGCGACTCTCGGCAACCACGTTGACGTTGTCATTTTGTTGTTGGAGCACAAACCAAATGTTAATGCTCTCGATAAGGACGGCTGCACAGCTCTGGCGATAGCTGCTCGCGAAGGTTATCACGAAATCACTAATGCTCTCTTGAACGCCGGCGCTTACATCAACATTCAAGATCGGGCTGGCGATACGAATCTTATTCACGCGGTCAAGGGTGGACACCGTTCCGTTGTCGAGGCGCTTCTCAAAAAATATGTCGATGTCGATATCGCTGGAAAg GACAAAAAAACCGCCATTTACATTGCcgttgaaaaaggaaatatcCCGATACTGAAACTGTTACTGAACGCCAATCCGGATCTGGAAATAGCAACGAAAGACGGTGACACACCCTTGTTGAGGGCAGTGAGATCGAGGAATGCAGAAATTGTACAATTACTTTTGGACAAAAAAGCCAAAGTCTCGGCCACCGATAAAAAAGGCGACACCGTATTGCACGTAGCGATGAGAGCGAGATCGAAGGGCATCGTTGAAATACTTTTAAGGAACCCGAAAAATAGTCAATTGCTTTATCGCCCCAATAGACAAGGCGAGACACCCTACAACATTGATTTCAAACATCCCAAAACCATTTTGGGACAAATATTTGGAGCTc gtCGGCTCAACACGaacgaggacaatgagaacaTGTTGGGATATGATTTATACAGTAGTGCACTAGCAGATATTTTGAGCGAACCGTCTTTGTCGACTCCGATAACCGTTGGACTTTATGCGAAATGGGGCTCTGGAAAATCCTTCCTATTGAACAAATTACGAG aggaaatgaaaaattttgctcgGCAATGGATGGATCCAGTGTTCCAATTTTCGTCTCTGTTGTTCGTCGTAACTGCTCACGTTTCTCTGTTGATCGGAGTGACGGTAGGACTAGCGCTGCAATCTTGGATAATTGGCGTTGCTTCGGGTGTGGCAATAATTAGCATTGTGTACATATTCCTCTTCATCGTCTGGTACGCAAACAAAAG ATACGATTGGTACTGGCCGTACAATTTCACCGTAGCATTAACGACAAAACTAAATTCTTTGAAGCTGTTGCTTCAAGTGATATTCTGCCACCCGCCAACCGGCGTGGTCAACGACGGTTTAACGATCCAACcgatcaaattttatttcaccgATCAAACTCGAGTCGGTACAACTTCGGCGGGTGAAAATGCCGTGGCACAGATGGTCGGCTCGCTTTacgattcgattgaaaatgatttcggATCTTTCGCGACGCGTCTCTATCGGGCTTTCAAACCGAAACCAGTTAAATCGACGACTTCGTGGACTTGGCGACAAGTTTGTTGCTTGCCGTACAtcgtaatttttgaattttgctttTGCAGCTTCCTCGTTGGTGTTTCCGTACTGACGCTTTACCTCACCGATTTACAAAA cCCGATACTGGAGCCCGTTACTGCACACGTTATCATGATAGCGGTTTTGCTACAGTTGGCATTCAGCCTCATAGCAAATTTGTACACTTGGAGTCGGACTATTAAAGCAATTGTTTTCTCGCAGCGTAGACATCTGCAACGCAGCATTTCGAAACTTGAGACAGTCAAGAGCGAAGGTTTTATACAAACGCTGAAGAGCGAAGTCAATTTAATGACAGAAATG GTCAAATGTCTGGACAGTTTTACCTCGCAACAGAGCAGATTAGTGGTAATCGTCGATGGGCTCGACAGTTGTGAGCAGGACAAAGTGTTACTGGTGCTCGATGCAATGCAAGCTCTGTTCAGCGACAACAATTGTCCATTCGTCGTAATTTTGGCGATAGATCCGCACATAATTTCCAGG GCAGTTGAGGTGAACAGTCGTCGTCTTTTTTCCGAGTCAAACATCGGTGGCCACGATTACCTGAGGAATATGGTACATTTGCCATTTTATTTGCAAAACAGTGGATTACGAAAGGTCAAGGTTGCCCAGCAGACTGCTCAACACGGTAAAAAAACGACCTGGAACGAGGCCGAGGAGAGTGTGAATTATACGACGTCGAACGCGATGCATCACTCGGTGTCGAACAGAAGATTGAGCACCGAGTCGAGTGTGATGAAtagcaatgaaaaattaaaaccgCCGAGTAGAAAAGGCAGCAGGAAATTGAGACTCAGCGAATCGATCGCCAGCAGCATAGGCAGCAATTTGAACAGATTAGGGGGTGCTCAAGATTTAAACAAAATGCTCCTCACTGACGATTATTTCAGCGACGTCAATCCACGCAGTATGAGACGTCTCATGAACGTCGTTTACGTTACTGGTCGCTTGTTAAAAGCATTCCAAATTGATTTCAACTGGTATCATCTCGCCAGTTGGATCAATATTACCGAGCAATGGCCATTCAGGACCTCTTGGCTTATTCTGCATTACGACATGTACGAAGAAAGTCTCGACGATTCTACGTCCCTGAAAAACCTCTACGACAA aGTTCGTCCTAAAATTCCCGTTCTCAAAGACGTTCAACCGCTCTTAGAAATGGACAGGGATGAACGGAAACTCGACGTCTTTCTCACGTTTCATCGTTCGAGTCTTCTCGTCAGcgatatgaaaattttcctCCCGTTCACCATCAATCTCGACCcttatataaagaaaaaaatcaaagaggaACAACAGAGTATGAAGGAGGATTATCACTTTTCTACGTACAAATCAGGACCGTCCTGGCATcaccaacaacaacaacaacaacaacaacaccaTTACCCTGGTGCCGGTGACCAAATGAACTACAGACACAATGGAAAGCCTAAACTTTCGAGAAACCCGAGCTTGCAGAATCAAAATAGCCAAGTTGTTACGCCACCGGGATGGCCTTTTCAAGCCTCGTATCCGTGGCAACCGCCCATGTGGATGCCTCCCCCGGAACCTATGCCAAAACCTCTTTCAGCAACCACATCGATACCG ATGGAAATTTTGGACACGAGACTGACGAATCTGAGCGTCAATGGAGTTTGCGAACTTgtagaaaaaatcgaagatcTCAACCCCAACAAAATTGAAGACTACAAAAGTCTCATTagagaaaataatattaatggAAGAGTTTTGCTTCACTGTACTTTACAAGACTTGAAGGAG GTATTGAAAATGGGATTCGGTGACTGGGAGCTCTTCAGGATGGTGATCGTTTCTTTAAGAGAACTAGAATTGTCGAATTTCACAATGAACGATGAAGGATCTCGTAGTGTTAGATTTTCCGTAGGACACGATCAAATAGCGCGTAAGG AACACACGACACAGGGTAACGTATCACGAGTGCCGAGTCAcgtcgagaaagagaaaacaacCTCGAGAACCGACGGTCCAGCAAGACGTGATCAAACAAAGCAATCTATTATGGAAAAACAG TTCCAG GTGACACTGGAGGAACAAATGATTTGCGGAGCGTTGCAAACTCTTAACGAAGAAGCTTGTGAGGATGTTTTGGATGTGCCATCGTCAACTGTACCCTCGACGACAGACTCACTGCCAG GCGAACGTTCGAGATCTCACAGCAGCACAGCCCCGGACACGGACTACGTTTTATTACAATCATCGCCGATTTATCATTGGGTTCCAGTGCATGACGAGCCGGAAGACTCGGACGACAGTTCGTTGAATTCGGTGACGGAATTACGCCGAACGAATTCGCAGCGAAGTGTGACGTCGCAGCGTAGTACGAGATCGAATTATTCTCACACGGTGCGCTTACCTAAAAAGCGATTGAACAGCGTTGGCGCAAGACCGACGTCGCTCCTCGTGTCACCACCGCCGTCACCGAGACCAGCGTATCGTTCAAAATCAACGGACGATTATACCTCAGTTCCGAACAAAGTAAACGCCCCGGAACCTCTGAATGTTGGGCGTTCGATTCCGACGTCGATTGGGGACGAATTTTCCAGTTCCGTGCCACCTGGATCAACAAAGAGTATGGAAAAATTAGCAAAATTAAAGGAACGCTTCAACGCGgcgacgaaaaattcaacttCAAAATGTTGCGAGTTCagtgacgaagacgacgatgaaTCGACTCCTCTCGTTTCCGAAATTTCAACGCCATCCCATTCGCACTCCGATAGTGTTTTCGCCCACGGTCCAAGTCACGAAGAAACCAGCGATTTTTCACCCATTTCTAATCGAAGTGCTCCACAAGGCGGTGAAAGATCCATCCATTTGGATTTTTACGATACAGTTAGCCTCGTCGTACGCGAAGATCCCAACGAATGTGCTCTCTCACGACAAAACGCCGAAGACTGGGAAAATCCAGAAACTCCCGTGTAG